The Humulus lupulus chromosome 3, drHumLupu1.1, whole genome shotgun sequence genome window below encodes:
- the LOC133822475 gene encoding histone-lysine N-methyltransferase ASHR2 yields the protein MGEREEALRAVEIPGRGRALVASQPLRGGQIVLKDSPILVYSALPLILASPSSSSYCAHCFRTLPLPLPSAPQPLPTCPNCCSERFCNHNCLSAASTSTHSPWLCQSLLRLRHHSSSLSPEQQLQARFLLAAHNLANLSSPHFQILLSLQGQSEPDSTAAAQFIYSLISSVCLPPASGWFSLELSAALLAKDKLNAFGLMEPFSESAPRSVRAYGIYPKASLFNHDCLPNACRFDYVDFPSGENNNIDIIVRMIHDVPQGREVCLSYFPVNENYPSRQKRLREDYGFACDCDRCKVEAQWSDHEGEEEQDHGEEEEEEEELMDEDIDQTMGSSAEPEGESEFDFPHAYFFVRYMCDRNNCWGTLAPPPPSAANSKSNVMECNVCGNLKNDDQQLSMDDA from the coding sequence ATGGGAGAAAGAGAAGAAGCTTTGAGGGCAGTGGAGATCCCTGGCCGGGGAAGAGCACTGGTGGCGTCTCAGCCGCTGAGGGGTGGCCAAATAGTGCTCAAGGACTCCCCCATCCTCGTATACTCTGCTCTACCGCTCATCCTTGCCTCTCCCTCTTCCTCTTCCTACTGCGCTCACTGCTTCAGAaccttgccattgccattgccctCGGCGCCGCAGCCACTGCCAACATGCCCCAACTGCTGCTCAGAACGCTTCTGCAACCATAACTGTCTCTCCGCAGCCTCCACCTCCACTCACTCTCCTTGGCTATGCCAATCACTGCTCCGTCTCCGCCACCACTCTTCCTCACTCTCCCCGGAGCAGCAACTCCAAGCTCGTTTCCTCCTGGCCGCTCACAACCTTGCCAACCTCTCCTCGCCCCACTTCCAAATTCTGCTCTCTCTTCAGGGTCAGTCCGAGCCTGACTCTACCGCCGCTGCCCAATTCATTTACTCCCTCATCTCATCAGTCTGTCTTCCTCCGGCGTCGGGTTGGTTCTCGTTGGAGCTCTCGGCGGCGTTGCTGGCCAAAGACAAGCTCAACGCATTCGGATTGATGGAGCCTTTCTCCGAGAGTGCCCCAAGATCCGTCAGAGCTTACGGCATCTACCCCAAAGCCTCTCTCTTCAACCACGACTGCCTTCCCAACGCGTGCAGGTTTGACTACGTCGACTTCCCTTCAGGTGAGAACAACAACATTGATATCATCGTCAGAATGATCCACGATGTTCCCCAGGGACGGGAAGTCTGCTTGAGTTATTTTCCCGTGAACGAGAATTATCCCAGCAGGCAGAAAAGGCTGAGGGAGGACTACGGCTTCGCTTGTGACTGTGACCGCTGCAAGGTCGAAGCCCAGTGGTCCGACCATGAGGGAGAGGAAGAGCAGGATCACGGggaagaggaggaggaagaggaagagctTATGGATGAAGACATTGATCAAACCATGGGTTCTTCTGCAGAGCCTGAGGGTGAGTCTGAGTTTGACTTCCCCCACGCCTATTTCTTTGTGAGATACATGTGTGATCGAAACAACTGCTGGGGCACGCTCGCACCTCCACCACCCTCCGCTGCCAATTCTAAATCTAATGTTATGGAGTGTAATGTCTGCGGCAATCTAAAAAATGATGACCAACAACTATCCATGGATGATGCTTGA